The following proteins come from a genomic window of Lycium ferocissimum isolate CSIRO_LF1 chromosome 4, AGI_CSIRO_Lferr_CH_V1, whole genome shotgun sequence:
- the LOC132052909 gene encoding inositol 3-kinase — protein MVKEAKEQCLIVGNYCHDVLIKDDVVIAESLGGAASFISAVFDGLLISSNYISKVGPDFAYAFNHRPIIKPLSKTTVFHAHFTTEDKRQRQDRILKRVTACDPVNPSDLPNSKFDYGMAVGVGGEILPETLERMIDICKVVFVDIQALIRVFDPVDGTVSLVHLNETGFWPLLKKIGFLKASAEEAPYVDVEEARKWCCVVVTKGKEGCTVYMKDDELTVSPFVATQVDPTGAGDSFLGGLVAGLVHGLEIPDAALLGNFFGSLTVGHIGLPKFDSQLIQRVKDEVLKRSLQHFGSHEKQEDEPNRLKPLDHEEFLAALSAAKVVPANSIKECKWDLNSSPGALEQPVCNGHHRIPLNPVCEESINSVDSKP, from the exons ATGGTGAAGGAAGCAAAAGAACAGTGCTTAATTGTGGGTAATTACTGCCACGACGTTTTAATCAAAGACGACGTCGTAATAGCTGAATCACTAGGCGGAGCAGCTTCGTTCATCTCAGCCGTGTTTGACGGTTTGTTAATTTCCTCAAATTACATTTCTAAAGTGGGCCCCGATTTTGCTTACGCCTTTAATCACCGTCCGATCATAAAGCCGTTATCCAAAACCACCGTTTTCCACGCACATTTTACAACGGAAGACAAACGGCAACGGCAAGATCGGATCTTAAAACGGGTCACTGCATGTGACCCGGTTAATCCATCGGATTTACCGAATTCGAAATTTGATTATGGTATGGCTGTAGGTGTTGGTGGTGAGATTTTACCTGAAACACTTGAAAGAATGATAGATATATGTAAGGTTGTGTTTGTAGATATCCAAGCTTTGATTCGGGTATTTGACCCGGTTGATGGAACAGTAAGTCTTGTGCATTTAAATGAAACCGGGTTTTGGCCATTATTGAAAAAGATTGGTTTTTTAAAAGCTTCAGCTGAAGAAGCAccttatgttgatgttgaagaagCAAGAAAATGGTGTTGTGTTGTCGTGACAAAAGGGAAAGAAGGGTGTACTGTGTATATGAAAGACGATGAATTGACTGTTTCGCCGTTTGTAGCGACTCAAGTTGATCCAACAGGTGCTGGTGATAGTTTTCTTGGAGGTTTAGTTGCTGGGCTTGTTCATGGATTGGAAATACCTGATGCTGCATTGCTAGGAAACTTTTTCGGGTCATTGACTGTTGGGCATATTGGGCTTCCTAAGTTCGACTCGCAGTTAATACAG AGAGTGAAGGATGAGGTGCTAAAAAGGAGTTTGCAGCATTTTGGGTCCCATGAGAAACAAGAAGATGAACCGAATAGATTGAAGCCCTTAGATCATGAAGAATTCCTAGCGGCTCTCAGTGCTGCCAAAGTGGTACCAGCAAACTCTATCAAAGAATGTAAGTGGGACTTGAATAGTTCTCCCGGAGCATTGGAACAGCCCGTCTGCAATGGTCATCATAGAATACCACTTAACCCTGTCTGTGAAGAATCAATTAATTCAGTTGATAGTAAACCTTGA
- the LOC132054052 gene encoding protein EARLY FLOWERING 4-like, producing the protein MDGTLQFLSNLSDHRVEFNDNEEQEEEVYDTEAWEAITKCFKEVQSVLDQNRVLIQQVNENHESKVPDNMVKNVALIRDINSNISKVSRLYSNLSRDFCNIVHQRRTQALCEPKNPDDDVDTAES; encoded by the coding sequence ATGGACGGTACCTTGCAATTCCTTTCAAATCTCTCTGACCACCGCGTCGAATTTAACGACAacgaagaacaagaagaagaagtgtATGACACCGAGGCATGGGAAGCGATTACCAAGTGTTTTAAAGAGGTACAATCGGTTTTGGATCAGAACAGAGTTCTAATTCAACaagtgaatgaaaatcatgaatcgAAGGTTCCAGATAATATGGTGAAGAACGTTGCTCTTATTAGAGATATAAATAGTAATATCTCTAAAGTTTCTCGCCTTTACTCCAATCTCTCTCGTGATTTCTGCAACATCGTTCATCAACGACGAACACAGGCTTTGTGTGAACCTAAGAATCCAGATGATGACGTGGACACTGCCGAATCCTGA
- the LOC132052914 gene encoding agamous-like MADS-box protein AGL17: MGRSKINMERIQDHKNRNSTFLKRKAGLIKKISELSILCDIKACMIIYDSHQGNNQVISQHDEIWPNDPNEVQELINLYKNQPLESRSKRAKSLSSFFENQKRKAEIQMGKLKKKIKAEKYPNWDSRFDYLSKEELRNLVGVLEEKINTAKRKSEFLKSMNLQVSIASYLSHQEIWLPELMNDNMNDNMNHSIGSSLSHQEIWDYPELMNDNMNHSIGSSLSHQEMWDYPELMNNNLNQSTPWPVSYVNPFIDINNNFFQEFTSDFQANIPSGVNPMGAGMDNRLLTVDDYQFGNADSMKTEAENWLANTGIGSSSTIQPMDPCIYSGSTHMPYGFQ; this comes from the coding sequence ATGGGAAGATCAAAAATCAACATGGAACGTATTCAAGATCACAAGAATAGGAACTCCACCTTCCTGAAACGGAAGGCTGGATTAATCAAAAAAATCTCAGAGCTCTCAATACTTTGTGACATCAAAGCATGCATGATTATATATGACTCCCACCAAGGAAATAATCAAGTTATTTCTCAACATGATGAAATCTGGCCAAATGATCCAAATGAAGTTCAAGAGCTAATAAATCTCTACAAAAACCAACCACTCGAAAGCCGGAGCAAAAGGGCTAAGAGCTTGTCCAGCTTCTttgaaaaccaaaaaagaaaggcTGAGATTCAAAtgggaaaattgaagaaaaagatcAAAGCAGAAAAGTATCCCAATTGGGATTCAAGATTTGACTATTTATCTAAAGAAGAGCTAAGAAATCTTGTTGGAGTTCTTGAGGAAAAGATCAATACTGCAAAGCGAAAATCCGAATTCTTGAAGAGCATGAATCTTCAAGTTTCAATTGCAAGTTATCTTTCCCATCAAGAAATATGGCTCCCTGAGCTCATGAACGACAACATGAACGACAACATGAACCATTCAATTGGAAGTTCTCTTTCTCATCAAGAAATATGGGACTACCCTGAGCTCATGAACGACAACATGAACCATTCAATTGGAAGTTCTCTTTCACATCAAGAAATGTGGGACTACCCTGAGCTCATGAACAACAACTTGAACCAAAGTACCCCGTGGCCTGTTTCTTATGTGAATCCTTTTATCGACATTAATAACAACTTCTTTCAAGAATTCACAAGTGATTTTCAAGCAAATATTCCAAGTGGTGTGAATCCAATGGGAGCGGGGATGGATAATAGGCTTCTTACTGTAGATGATTATCAATTTGGCAATGCAGATTCTATGAAGACTGAGGCAGAAAATTGGTTGGCGAATACTGGAATCGGTTCAAGTTCAACAATACAGCCTATGGACCCTTGCATATACAGTGGCTCTACTCATATGCCTTATGGATTCCAGTAG
- the LOC132052915 gene encoding peptidyl-prolyl cis-trans isomerase CYP20-1, whose product MATTRSQPSVFLLFSLVVIGTLALAQAKKSQENLKEVTHKVYFDVEIDGKPAGRVVMGLFGKTVPKTAENFRALCTGEKGVGKSGKPLHYKGSAFHRIIPSFMIQGGDFTLGDGRGGESIYGEKFADENFKIKHTAPGLLSMANAGSDTNGSQFFITTVTTSWLDGRHVVFGKVLSGMDVVYKMEAEGRQSGTPKSKVVIADSGELPL is encoded by the exons ATGGCGACGACGAGATCACAGCCGTCCGTTTTTCTCCTCTTCAGTTTGGTCGTGATCGGAACCCTAGCTCTTGCTCAG GCCAAAAAATCCCAGGAAAATCTGAAAGAAGTAACTCACAAAGTTTACTTTGACGTTGAGATAGATGGTAAACCTGCCG GCCGTGTTGTTATGGGTCTCTTTGGTAAAACAGTTCCTAAAACAGCAG AGAATTTCAGAGCATTGTGCACAG GGGAAAAAGGAGTTGGAAAGAGTGGTAAGCCACTTCATTACAAGGGGAGCGCATTCCACAGAATAATCCCCAGCTTCATGATTCAAGGTGGTGATTTCACCCTTGGTGATGGACGTGGAGGGGAATCTATTTACGGTGAAAAGTTTGCTGATGAAAATTTCAAGATCAAGCACACTGCACCTG GGCTATTGTCAATGGCAAATGCTGGTTCTGACACCAACGGTTCACAGTTCTTCATCACAACTGTCACAACTAGCTG gTTGGATGGTCGACATGTTGTCTTTGGAAAGGTGTTGTCTGGAATGGATGTCGTTTACAAGATGGAAGCTGAAGGAAGACAAAGTGGAACACCCAAAAGCAAAGTTGTCATCGCAGACAGCGGTGAACTCCCTCTGTAA
- the LOC132052910 gene encoding probable pyridoxal 5'-phosphate synthase subunit PDX1, which produces MAGSGVVTVYGNGALTETTKQSPFSVKVGLAQMLRGGVIMDVVNAEQARIAEEAGACAVMALERVPADIRAQGGVARMSDPQLIKEIKQAVTIPVMAKARIGHFVEAQILEAIGIDYVDESEVLTLADDENHINKHNFRIPFVCGCRNLGEALRRIREGAAMIRTKGEAGTGNIIEAVRHVRSVMGDIRVLRNMDDDEVFTFAKKIAAPYDLVMQTKQLGRLPVVHFAAGGVATPADAALMMQLGCDGVFVGSGIFKSGDPAKRGRAIVQAVTHYSDPQLLAEISCGLGEAMVGINLDDKVERYANRSE; this is translated from the coding sequence atGGCCGGAAGCGGTGTGGTAACGGTTTACGGTAACGGTGCTCTAACGGAGACCACCAAACAATCCCCATTCTCCGTTAAAGTGGGTCTTGCTCAGATGCTTCGCGGCGGCGTTATCATGGACGTCGTTAATGCTGAACAAGCCCGTATAGCGGAGGAAGCCGGCGCGTGTGCTGTCATGGCTCTTGAGCGCGTCCCTGCTGATATACGCGCTCAAGGTGGTGTAGCCCGTATGTCGGATCCACAACTTATCAAGGAAATCAAACAGGCCGTTACTATCCCCGTTATGGCTAAAGCCCGTATTGGTCATTTCGTTGAGGCCCAAATCCTTGAAGCAATTGGAATTGATTACGTGGACGAATCAGAAGTGTTAACCCTTGCTGATGATGAGAATCACATTAACAAACATAATTTCCGTATCCCTTTTGTTTGTGGGTGTCGTAACCTAGGTGAGGCTCTACGTCGTATCCGTGAGGGCGCAGCTATGATACGTACAAAAGGTGAAGCGGGTACAGGCAACATTATTGAAGCCGTTCGTCATGTCCGTTCCGTTATGGGTGATATTCGTGTGCTACGCAACATGGACGATGATGAGGTGTTCACTTTTGCTAAGAAGATAGCAGCACCGTACGATCTGGTGATGCAGACAAAACAGTTGGGTAGGCTTCCTGTTGTTCATTTTGCTGCAGGTGGGGTTGCAACACCAGCAGATGCAGCGCTTATGATGCAGTTGGGATGTGATGGTGTATTTGTCGGGTCGGGTATTTTCAAGAGTGGTGACCCGGCTAAGAGGGGTCGGGCTATTGTTCAAGCCGTGACTCATTACAGTGACCCACAATTGTTGGCTGAGATTAGCTGTGGGCTTGGTGAGGCTATGGTTGGGATTAACCTTGATGATAAGGTGGAGAGGTATGCTAACCGTTCTGAGTGA